The Anastrepha ludens isolate Willacy chromosome 2, idAnaLude1.1, whole genome shotgun sequence genome contains a region encoding:
- the LOC128864258 gene encoding uncharacterized protein LOC128864258 isoform X1, protein MGEITNPNENLCVPKWISADYFVKVLEKDGEDYAEISKFTAVAATPPGENFTSVMLRIHLDLVLKDGSRKHKTYVMKTMLDDDCGGREINNLEMFPKELEMYAKFLPAFEKLYKDVGKPVKLAPRCLLAEARDNRINFVFEDLIPKGFVNADRKKGLNMDGMRRTLQKLAEFHAASAVYFEKNGPYPENFKFSIVKENGYESFKQIFDAKVLQFKEAMATWGLKDADKYLEKFPTVDQYWKSVTRGFATAENSFNVLNHADCWSSNVMYSYRENGTVDDTLLIDYQICKWGSPAEDLLFLITISAAKDIRIREYEHFVAIYHEHLTECLQLLGYKKDLPKLRDLQMDMYRENNSFYAFFAVFNLLAVVLFPTDKDSNINSLLSPSEEAQRFRLKLYTSPAFKEAMLDILPFYYNRGVFNFCDYDDESNMAS, encoded by the exons ATGGGTGAAATTACAAATCCAAACGAAAACTTATGCGTTCCCAAGTGGATAAGTGCAGACTATTTTGTAAAAGTGTTGGAGAAAGATGGAGAGGACTATGCAGAGATCTCTAAGTTTACAGCGGTTGCAGCCACACCCCCAGGTGAGAACTTCACTTCCGTTATGTTGCGCATACACCTGGATTTAGTTTTGAAAG ATGGCTCGAGAAAGCACAAAACGTACGTAATGAAAACAATGCTGGATGACGATTGCGGTGGCCGCGAAATTAACAATTTGGAAATGTTTCCCAAAGAATTGGAAATGTACGCCAAGTTCTTACCCGCTTTCGAGAAACTGTACAAGGATGTTGGCAAGCCAGTGAAACTCGCTCCTCGTTGCTTACTCGCGGAAGCCAGAGATAATCGGATTAACTTCGTATTCGAGGACTTGATCCCCAAGGGTTTCGTAAACGCTGATCGCAAAAAGGGCTTGAATATGGATGGAATGCGTCGTACGTTACAAAAGCTGGCGGAGTTTCATGCTGCATCAGCGGTATATTTCGAAAAGAATGGACCCTACCCCGAAAACTTCAAATTCAGCATCGTTAAAGAAAATGGTTACGAATCGTTCAAGCAAATTTTCGACGCAAAAGTTCTTCAATTCAAAGAAGCGATGGCAACGTGGGGCTTGAAAGATGCTGACAAGTATTTGGAAAAGTTT CCTACCGTTGATCAGTATTGGAAGTCTGTAACGCGTGGGTTCGCTACCGCAGAAAACTCGTTCAACGTGCTGAATCACGCCGACTGCTGGAGCAGTAATGTGATGTACTCGTATCGAGAAAATGGCACAGTTGACGATACACTTCTGATCGATTACCAAATTTGTAAATGGGGTAGTCCTGCTGAGGATTTGCTATTTCTGATAACGATTTCGGCGGCGAAAGATATTCGCATAAGGGAATACGAGCATTTTGTGGCCATTTACCATGAACATCTTACGGAATGCCTCCAATTGTTGGGTTACAAAAAGGATCTGCCGAAATTGCGAGACTTGCAAATGGATATGTACCGCGAGAATAACAGTTTCTATG CATTTTTTGCAGTATTCAATCTCTTGGCAGTCGTATTATTCCCCACCGATAAAGACAGTAACATTAACTCGCTTCTGAGTCCGAGTGAGGAGGCCCAGCGTTTTAGGCTGAAACTTTACACGAGTCCGGCATTCAAGGAGGCTATGTTGGACATCCTGCCATTTTATTACAATCGTGGAGTATTCAATTTCTGTGATTACGATGATGAGTCAAATATGGCTTCGTAG
- the LOC128864258 gene encoding uncharacterized protein LOC128864258 isoform X2: MGEITNPNENLCVPKWISADYFVKVLEKDGEDYAEISKFTAVAATPPDGSRKHKTYVMKTMLDDDCGGREINNLEMFPKELEMYAKFLPAFEKLYKDVGKPVKLAPRCLLAEARDNRINFVFEDLIPKGFVNADRKKGLNMDGMRRTLQKLAEFHAASAVYFEKNGPYPENFKFSIVKENGYESFKQIFDAKVLQFKEAMATWGLKDADKYLEKFPTVDQYWKSVTRGFATAENSFNVLNHADCWSSNVMYSYRENGTVDDTLLIDYQICKWGSPAEDLLFLITISAAKDIRIREYEHFVAIYHEHLTECLQLLGYKKDLPKLRDLQMDMYRENNSFYAFFAVFNLLAVVLFPTDKDSNINSLLSPSEEAQRFRLKLYTSPAFKEAMLDILPFYYNRGVFNFCDYDDESNMAS, encoded by the exons ATGGGTGAAATTACAAATCCAAACGAAAACTTATGCGTTCCCAAGTGGATAAGTGCAGACTATTTTGTAAAAGTGTTGGAGAAAGATGGAGAGGACTATGCAGAGATCTCTAAGTTTACAGCGGTTGCAGCCACACCCCCAG ATGGCTCGAGAAAGCACAAAACGTACGTAATGAAAACAATGCTGGATGACGATTGCGGTGGCCGCGAAATTAACAATTTGGAAATGTTTCCCAAAGAATTGGAAATGTACGCCAAGTTCTTACCCGCTTTCGAGAAACTGTACAAGGATGTTGGCAAGCCAGTGAAACTCGCTCCTCGTTGCTTACTCGCGGAAGCCAGAGATAATCGGATTAACTTCGTATTCGAGGACTTGATCCCCAAGGGTTTCGTAAACGCTGATCGCAAAAAGGGCTTGAATATGGATGGAATGCGTCGTACGTTACAAAAGCTGGCGGAGTTTCATGCTGCATCAGCGGTATATTTCGAAAAGAATGGACCCTACCCCGAAAACTTCAAATTCAGCATCGTTAAAGAAAATGGTTACGAATCGTTCAAGCAAATTTTCGACGCAAAAGTTCTTCAATTCAAAGAAGCGATGGCAACGTGGGGCTTGAAAGATGCTGACAAGTATTTGGAAAAGTTT CCTACCGTTGATCAGTATTGGAAGTCTGTAACGCGTGGGTTCGCTACCGCAGAAAACTCGTTCAACGTGCTGAATCACGCCGACTGCTGGAGCAGTAATGTGATGTACTCGTATCGAGAAAATGGCACAGTTGACGATACACTTCTGATCGATTACCAAATTTGTAAATGGGGTAGTCCTGCTGAGGATTTGCTATTTCTGATAACGATTTCGGCGGCGAAAGATATTCGCATAAGGGAATACGAGCATTTTGTGGCCATTTACCATGAACATCTTACGGAATGCCTCCAATTGTTGGGTTACAAAAAGGATCTGCCGAAATTGCGAGACTTGCAAATGGATATGTACCGCGAGAATAACAGTTTCTATG CATTTTTTGCAGTATTCAATCTCTTGGCAGTCGTATTATTCCCCACCGATAAAGACAGTAACATTAACTCGCTTCTGAGTCCGAGTGAGGAGGCCCAGCGTTTTAGGCTGAAACTTTACACGAGTCCGGCATTCAAGGAGGCTATGTTGGACATCCTGCCATTTTATTACAATCGTGGAGTATTCAATTTCTGTGATTACGATGATGAGTCAAATATGGCTTCGTAG